The nucleotide sequence GGCGGATTTTCGTACGGCATCCTCTTGACGTCCGTTTCGTCTCCCGCGAAAGCGGCCAACGCCGACATCGAAACCATCGCGGCCACGAGTCCGATCCGAATCAACCTGAGCATGATCCTTCCTTTCCGGGAAATTTGGCGCCCCTCGCGACAATGGTAACGCTCCGGGAATCCAAAACGTAACAGGAATTCGACGCAAGTCGAAAACCCGGTTTCTCGGATGACGCACGGAGCGCGAAGGACGCCTGCCTGACCATGTATTTTGCCGCGGCCCTGGTGTTTGCCCTCGCTTACGCAAATGGCGCCAACGACGTGTCGAAGGGGATCGCGACGCTCATCGCCGGCGGCGTGACGGATTACCGCCGCGCCATCGCTTGGGGCGCCGCGTGGACGGGTATCGGCGGCTGGCTCGGCGCCATGTTCGCGTCCGCGATGGTCGCGACGTTCGGCAACGGCTTGCTCGCGGCCGGCACGGAGCCGTCGCTCGCGGCCGCGCATGCCGCCCTCGCCGGCGCCGCGGGATGGGTGTTTCTGGCGACGCGCGCGGGATTTCCCGTATCGACGACGCACGCGATCGTGGGGGCCGTCATCGGCGCGACGACCGCCGCCGGCGGCCTTCAAGCGATTCCATGGACCGTTCTCGGCGAAAAGGTATTCCTTCCCCTTTTCGTCACGCCGATTCTGGCGGGCGCCCTGACGGTCGCGCTCCTCACGCGCCGGCGTCGCGTGTCTCGCGGCTCCTCCGCGCGGGACTGCGTTTGCGTGGAAATCGAAAATCGCGCGGCGGCGATGGCCGGCGGCGCCCTGACGATGGGCGTGTCCCCG is from bacterium and encodes:
- a CDS encoding inorganic phosphate transporter, whose amino-acid sequence is MYFAAALVFALAYANGANDVSKGIATLIAGGVTDYRRAIAWGAAWTGIGGWLGAMFASAMVATFGNGLLAAGTEPSLAAAHAALAGAAGWVFLATRAGFPVSTTHAIVGAVIGATTAAGGLQAIPWTVLGEKVFLPLFVTPILAGALTVALLTRRRRVSRGSSARDCVCVEIENRAAAMAGGALTMGVSPRVLLVAGHAATCERDHPAAWAFAVDRLHWLTSAATSLARGMNDAPKIVALFLAVSAFSATGGPGRGAMFAIVTAAMVGGSVLSGRRVTRHLAENVTEMDHHDGFAANLVAAGLVTVGAVYGLPMSTTHVASGGIFGAGALRGSLQRRAVRNIFAAWLVTLPVAAVFGALVYALIASLSA